The following proteins come from a genomic window of Populus nigra chromosome 6, ddPopNigr1.1, whole genome shotgun sequence:
- the LOC133696992 gene encoding uncharacterized protein LOC133696992 isoform X1, producing the protein MMDSNTQEKVHEVEEFFYGHLKPQLVRAIAERDKVFEQQKMLLAKEHRELREEQRTMVNLGSVLYMQADVPDTHRIFVDVGLGFHVEFTWQGL; encoded by the exons ATGATGGATAGCAACACACAGGAAAAAGTTCATGAAGTTGAGGAATTTTTTTATGGCCATTTGAAACCACAGCTTGTTCGCGCTATTGCTGAACG GGACAAGGTTTTTGAGCAACAAAAGATGtt ATTAGCGAAGGAACATAGAGAACTTAGAGAAGAACAGCGTACGATGGTCAACCTTGGCTCCGTATTGTACATGCAAGCTGATGT GCCAGATACCCACCGCATATTTGTGGATGTTGGACTTGGATTCCATGTGGAGTTTACCTGGCAAG GTTTGTGA
- the LOC133696992 gene encoding uncharacterized protein LOC133696992 isoform X2, with protein MMDSNTQEKVHEVEEFFYGHLKPQLVRAIAERDKVFEQQKMLLAKEHRELREEQRTMVNLGSVLYMQADVPDTHRIFVDVGLGFHVEFTWQDK; from the exons ATGATGGATAGCAACACACAGGAAAAAGTTCATGAAGTTGAGGAATTTTTTTATGGCCATTTGAAACCACAGCTTGTTCGCGCTATTGCTGAACG GGACAAGGTTTTTGAGCAACAAAAGATGtt ATTAGCGAAGGAACATAGAGAACTTAGAGAAGAACAGCGTACGATGGTCAACCTTGGCTCCGTATTGTACATGCAAGCTGATGT GCCAGATACCCACCGCATATTTGTGGATGTTGGACTTGGATTCCATGTGGAGTTTACCTGGCAAG ACAAATAG